The following are encoded together in the Pseudomonas xantholysinigenes genome:
- the coq7 gene encoding 2-polyprenyl-3-methyl-6-methoxy-1,4-benzoquinone monooxygenase, translating to MATERHYSPLDRLLLQADTAMRTLLPFSGQPARPSPAIVQPDAELDEQQARHVAGLMRINHTGEVCAQALYQGQALTAKLPQVRKAMEHAAEEEIDHLAWCEQRIRQLNSHPSVLNPLFYGMSFGIGALAGLVSDKVSLGFVAATEHQVCKHLDEHLEQIPESDGKSRAILEQMRVDEEHHAESALEAGGYRFPAPVRFGMSLLAKVMTKSTYRI from the coding sequence ATGGCTACCGAACGTCACTACTCGCCGCTCGACCGCTTGTTGCTGCAGGCCGATACCGCCATGCGCACCTTGCTGCCCTTCAGCGGCCAACCCGCCCGCCCCTCGCCGGCCATCGTCCAGCCGGACGCCGAGTTAGACGAGCAACAGGCCCGCCATGTCGCCGGCCTGATGCGCATCAACCATACCGGCGAAGTCTGCGCCCAGGCGCTGTACCAAGGCCAGGCCCTGACCGCCAAGCTGCCCCAGGTGCGCAAGGCCATGGAGCATGCGGCAGAAGAAGAAATCGACCACCTGGCCTGGTGCGAACAACGCATCCGCCAACTCAACAGCCACCCCAGCGTGCTCAATCCCCTGTTCTATGGCATGTCGTTCGGCATCGGCGCCCTCGCCGGCCTGGTCAGCGACAAGGTCAGCCTGGGTTTCGTCGCGGCCACTGAGCATCAGGTGTGCAAGCACCTGGACGAACATCTGGAGCAGATCCCTGAAAGCGACGGCAAGTCCCGGGCGATTCTCGAACAGATGCGCGTCGACGAGGAGCATCATGCCGAATCCGCCCTCGAGGCCGGTGGTTATCGCTTCCCGGCACCAGTGCGCTTTGGCATGAGCCTGCTGGCCAAGGTCATGACCAAGAGCACCTACCGCATCTGA